A genomic window from Streptomyces broussonetiae includes:
- the miaB gene encoding tRNA (N6-isopentenyl adenosine(37)-C2)-methylthiotransferase MiaB produces MTSSSDRSLEVDVQGPKTYEVRTYGCQMNVHDSERLSGLLEEAGYVRAPEGSDGDADVVVFNTCAVRENADNRLYGNLGRLAPKKVSRPGMQIAVGGCLAQKDQDTIVKKAPWVDVVFGTHNIGKLPVLLERARVQEEAQVEIAESLEAFPSTLPTRRESAYAAWVSISVGCNNTCTFCIVPALRGKEKDRRTGDILAEIEALVGEGVSEITLLGQNVNAYGSDIGDREAFSKLLRACGTIEGLERVRFTSPHPRDFTDDVIAAMAETPNVMPQLHMPLQSGSDTVLKAMRRSYRQERYLGIIEKVRAAIPHAAITTDIIVGFPGETEEDFEQTLHVVREARFAQAFTFQYSKRPGTPAATMDDQIPKEVVQARYERLVALQEEISWEENKKQVGRTMELMVAEGEGRKDGATHRLSGRAPDNRLVHFTKPDAQVRPGDVVTVEITYAAPHHLLAEGPVLATRRTRAGDAWEKRNAAEAAKPAGVMLGLPKIGVPEPLPVVASGCGCD; encoded by the coding sequence ATGACCAGCAGCAGTGACCGGAGCCTCGAAGTGGACGTTCAGGGACCCAAGACCTACGAAGTTCGCACTTACGGGTGCCAGATGAACGTCCACGATTCCGAGCGGTTGTCCGGCCTGCTCGAAGAGGCCGGGTACGTGCGTGCCCCCGAGGGCTCCGACGGCGACGCGGACGTCGTGGTCTTCAACACATGTGCCGTGCGGGAGAACGCAGACAACCGCCTGTACGGCAATCTCGGCCGCCTCGCGCCCAAGAAGGTCTCGCGGCCGGGCATGCAGATCGCGGTCGGCGGCTGTCTGGCGCAGAAGGACCAGGACACCATCGTGAAGAAGGCGCCCTGGGTGGACGTCGTCTTCGGCACGCACAACATCGGCAAGCTGCCGGTCCTGCTGGAGCGCGCACGGGTGCAGGAGGAGGCGCAGGTCGAGATCGCCGAGTCCCTCGAGGCGTTCCCGTCCACGCTGCCGACCCGGCGCGAGAGCGCGTACGCGGCCTGGGTGTCGATCTCCGTCGGCTGCAACAACACCTGTACGTTCTGTATCGTCCCGGCCCTGCGCGGCAAGGAGAAGGACCGCCGCACCGGCGACATCCTCGCCGAGATCGAGGCGCTGGTCGGCGAGGGCGTCTCCGAGATCACGCTGCTCGGCCAGAACGTCAACGCCTACGGCTCCGACATCGGTGACCGCGAGGCCTTCAGCAAGCTGCTGCGCGCCTGCGGGACGATCGAGGGCCTGGAGCGCGTCCGCTTCACCTCCCCCCACCCCCGTGACTTCACCGACGACGTGATCGCGGCCATGGCCGAGACCCCGAACGTGATGCCGCAGCTGCACATGCCGCTGCAGTCCGGCTCGGACACGGTCCTCAAGGCGATGCGCCGCTCCTACCGGCAGGAGCGCTACCTCGGGATCATCGAGAAGGTGCGGGCCGCGATCCCGCACGCGGCGATCACGACCGACATCATCGTGGGCTTCCCCGGCGAGACCGAGGAGGACTTCGAGCAGACGCTGCACGTCGTCCGTGAGGCCCGCTTCGCGCAGGCGTTCACCTTCCAGTACTCCAAGCGGCCCGGCACTCCGGCCGCGACCATGGACGACCAGATCCCCAAGGAGGTCGTCCAGGCGCGCTACGAGCGTCTCGTCGCCCTGCAGGAGGAGATCTCCTGGGAGGAGAACAAGAAGCAGGTCGGCCGCACCATGGAGCTGATGGTCGCCGAGGGCGAGGGCCGCAAGGACGGCGCCACCCACCGCCTGTCCGGCCGCGCGCCCGACAACCGACTGGTGCACTTCACCAAGCCGGACGCGCAGGTCCGCCCCGGCGACGTGGTCACGGTCGAGATCACCTACGCCGCCCCGCACCACCTCCTGGCCGAGGGCCCCGTCCTCGCCACGCGCCGCACGCGCGCGGGCGACGCCTGGGAGAAGCGCAACGCCGCCGAGGCGGCCAAGCCGGCGGGCGTGATGCTGGGCCTGCCGAAGATCGGCGTGCCGGAGCCGCTGCCGGTCGTGGCGAGTGGGTGCGGCTGCGACTGA
- a CDS encoding MFS transporter, with protein sequence MTSAGSTEATVLNPDRVRAEERLPVWRLLAFTTAGFLAIMTETMPAGLLPQIGDGLNVSEALAGQLVTLYAIGSTVAAIPVIAATRSMRRRPLLLYAVGGLFVFNTVTALSDSYPLTLVARFVAGMASGVIWGLLAGYARRLVPAALQGRALAVVGVGQPIALTFGVPLGTWLGSLFDWRGVFWIMSAVALALMVWVRALVPDQPGQQAEQRLPIRAIFTTPGVRPVLAVVFFWILAHNILYTYIAPFLDKAGLGGRVDLALLVFGASAIVGIWATGLLVDRRLRAVTLVSLAVFAAAALVLGIGHSSQVAVFLGIVAWGLTFGGAPTLLQTAIADAAGEGADVAQSMLVTIFNLAVAGGGLVGGVLLGAAGATSFPWVLLALALIALVVVQTARRHGFTPGGRVTS encoded by the coding sequence GTGACCAGTGCTGGCAGCACTGAAGCAACTGTCCTGAACCCGGACCGGGTTCGGGCCGAGGAACGACTGCCCGTGTGGCGCCTGCTGGCCTTCACCACGGCCGGCTTCCTCGCCATCATGACCGAGACGATGCCCGCGGGTCTGCTGCCGCAGATCGGTGACGGCCTCAATGTGTCGGAGGCCCTCGCGGGCCAGCTCGTCACGCTCTACGCCATCGGCTCGACCGTGGCCGCGATCCCCGTCATCGCCGCCACGCGCAGCATGCGCAGGAGGCCGCTGCTGCTGTACGCGGTGGGCGGTCTGTTCGTCTTCAACACCGTGACGGCGCTGTCGGACAGCTATCCGCTGACGCTGGTCGCCCGGTTCGTGGCCGGTATGGCGTCCGGCGTGATCTGGGGCCTGCTCGCGGGATACGCCCGGCGCCTGGTCCCGGCCGCGCTCCAGGGGCGGGCGCTCGCCGTGGTCGGCGTGGGACAGCCCATCGCCCTGACCTTCGGTGTGCCCCTCGGCACCTGGCTGGGGTCGCTGTTCGACTGGCGCGGGGTCTTCTGGATCATGTCGGCGGTGGCGCTCGCGCTGATGGTCTGGGTACGTGCGCTGGTCCCCGACCAGCCCGGCCAGCAGGCGGAACAACGGCTGCCGATCCGGGCGATCTTCACCACGCCGGGTGTGCGGCCGGTACTGGCAGTGGTCTTCTTCTGGATCCTCGCGCACAACATCCTCTACACGTACATCGCGCCGTTCCTCGACAAGGCGGGACTCGGCGGCCGCGTGGACCTCGCGCTGCTCGTCTTCGGCGCCTCGGCGATCGTGGGTATCTGGGCCACCGGACTGCTGGTGGACCGGCGGCTGCGTGCGGTGACGCTGGTGAGCCTCGCGGTCTTCGCGGCGGCGGCCCTGGTGCTCGGCATCGGGCACTCCTCGCAGGTCGCCGTCTTCCTGGGGATCGTCGCCTGGGGCCTGACCTTCGGCGGCGCGCCCACGCTCCTGCAGACGGCGATCGCCGACGCCGCCGGCGAGGGGGCGGACGTGGCCCAGTCGATGCTGGTCACCATCTTCAACCTGGCGGTCGCCGGTGGCGGCCTGGTGGGCGGTGTGCTGCTGGGCGCGGCGGGGGCGACCTCCTTCCCGTGGGTCCTGCTGGCCCTGGCGCTGATCGCCCTCGTGGTGGTCCAGACGGCCCGCCGGCACGGCTTCACGCCGGGCGGACGGGTGACCTCGTGA
- a CDS encoding class III extradiol dioxygenase subunit B-like domain-containing protein, which produces MLVAAAVCPCPPLLVPEVAAGAAPEMDAARSACADALGVLAAARPDLLVVVGPAGRSGRGTFPQGSPGSFRGFGAGVDVHLGPVGDAVPGRELPSSLAVGAWLLERTGWADAPIEGLGVGESLEPARCVDAGRQIGARAGRVALLVMGDASACRTLKAPGYLDERAAPFDAEVARALGAADVAAVKALDPGLAHELKASGRAPWQLLAGAAEGADLSGTLLYEDAPYGVGYVVAAWS; this is translated from the coding sequence ATGCTTGTCGCCGCCGCAGTCTGTCCCTGCCCTCCGCTGCTGGTCCCCGAGGTCGCCGCGGGTGCCGCACCCGAGATGGACGCCGCGCGCTCGGCCTGCGCCGACGCCCTCGGTGTGCTCGCCGCCGCCCGCCCGGACCTCCTGGTGGTCGTCGGACCCGCCGGGCGGAGCGGGCGCGGAACGTTTCCGCAGGGCAGCCCGGGATCCTTCCGCGGGTTCGGGGCCGGCGTCGATGTACACCTGGGCCCTGTCGGGGATGCCGTTCCCGGGCGCGAGCTGCCGTCGTCGCTGGCCGTCGGCGCCTGGCTGCTCGAGCGGACCGGCTGGGCGGACGCCCCGATCGAGGGACTCGGCGTCGGCGAATCCCTCGAGCCCGCGCGGTGCGTCGACGCCGGCCGGCAGATCGGCGCCCGGGCCGGACGGGTCGCGCTGCTGGTGATGGGGGACGCCAGTGCCTGCCGCACGCTCAAGGCGCCGGGCTACCTGGACGAGCGGGCGGCGCCCTTCGACGCAGAGGTCGCGCGGGCGCTCGGTGCCGCGGACGTGGCGGCCGTGAAGGCGCTGGACCCCGGACTGGCACACGAACTGAAGGCGTCCGGCCGTGCCCCCTGGCAGCTCCTGGCCGGCGCCGCCGAGGGCGCGGACCTCAGCGGCACGCTGCTGTACGAGGACGCGCCCTACGGCGTGGGATACGTGGTCGCCGCCTGGTCCTAG
- a CDS encoding TetR/AcrR family transcriptional regulator produces MARPKEFDPDHVLDAAMDAFWSKGYAATSAQDLVDSTGLGRGSLYNAFSSKHRLFQEALRRYEDKWTTRQEAVLDGPGDIRERIRQVLMTVVEEESLRTPGPRGCLAVNAAVELAGLDPEVTAQVRHIFERVERALYTALARARRDGEIGPDKDPRALALFVLNSLYGLRVLGKTADRAALTGIVDTTLSTL; encoded by the coding sequence ATGGCACGGCCGAAGGAATTCGATCCCGATCACGTCCTCGACGCCGCGATGGACGCCTTCTGGAGCAAGGGCTACGCGGCGACCTCGGCCCAGGACCTCGTGGACAGCACGGGGCTGGGCCGGGGGAGCCTGTACAACGCGTTCTCCAGCAAGCACCGCCTCTTCCAGGAGGCGCTCAGGCGGTACGAGGACAAGTGGACGACCCGCCAGGAGGCGGTGCTGGACGGGCCGGGTGACATCCGGGAGCGGATCCGTCAGGTGCTGATGACGGTGGTCGAGGAGGAGTCCCTGCGGACTCCGGGCCCCCGCGGCTGCCTGGCGGTCAACGCCGCCGTCGAACTGGCCGGCCTCGACCCCGAGGTCACCGCCCAGGTGCGCCACATCTTCGAACGCGTGGAGCGGGCGCTGTACACGGCTCTCGCCCGGGCGCGGCGGGACGGCGAGATCGGTCCCGACAAGGATCCCCGGGCCCTGGCCCTGTTCGTCCTCAACTCCCTGTACGGCCTGCGGGTGCTGGGCAAGACGGCCGACCGCGCCGCGCTCACCGGCATCGTCGACACCACACTTTCGACGCTGTGA
- a CDS encoding FAD-dependent oxidoreductase, producing the protein MSVIDRRSLLARTGAVAGGALATTALAQSTATAAPTGYPAGDTIRPDDPRFPLLTTGNNQRFVASPEYVRMIRSTADAERAVREAVTTGKRISVRSGGHCFADLVCNPDVEVVLDLSEMTEVGYDERFRAFTVQPGIRLLNLYETLYKGWGVTIPGGMCYSVGAGGHVAGGGYGLLSRAHGLVVDHLYAVEVVVVDADRTVRTVVATREDDDPNRDLWWAHTGGGGGTFGLVTRYWFRSPDATGTEPSRQLVRPPSTVLVSALSFPWQDLDERRFARLLKNFGAWHEHNSAPDSPGTAISTVFNVCHQAHGTLDMFTQVDAGAPNAERLLDDYLTALTAGTGLTATALTKGSGDLAAMPHLAAPRRMPWLNATKLVGTNNPTITHPGLRGAHKSAYLRRNFTDHHTDVLYRHLTSPQYANPDTMVVLFSFGGRVNAVAQDATANSQRRSVFKMLFQTFWADASGDAAGLGWARGVYEEFLHDAGGAPVPGDQYEGCYINYPDTDLKDPARNRSGVSWQTLYYQDNLARLRRVKHAYDPTGCFHHSLSVTPAA; encoded by the coding sequence ATGAGCGTGATCGACCGCCGGTCCCTGCTCGCCCGTACCGGCGCCGTCGCCGGGGGTGCCCTGGCCACCACGGCGCTCGCACAGAGCACCGCCACTGCCGCTCCGACCGGGTACCCGGCGGGCGACACGATACGTCCCGACGACCCGCGCTTCCCGCTCCTGACCACGGGCAACAACCAGCGGTTCGTGGCCTCGCCCGAGTACGTGCGGATGATCCGCTCGACCGCGGACGCGGAACGCGCGGTGCGCGAGGCCGTGACCACCGGCAAGCGCATCTCGGTCCGCTCCGGCGGCCACTGCTTCGCGGACCTGGTCTGCAACCCGGACGTCGAGGTCGTCCTCGACCTGTCGGAGATGACCGAGGTCGGCTACGACGAGAGGTTCCGGGCCTTCACGGTGCAGCCGGGCATCCGGCTGCTGAACCTGTACGAGACCCTGTACAAGGGCTGGGGCGTCACCATCCCCGGCGGCATGTGCTACAGCGTCGGCGCGGGCGGCCACGTCGCCGGGGGTGGATACGGGCTGCTGTCCCGGGCCCACGGCCTGGTCGTCGACCACCTGTACGCCGTCGAGGTCGTCGTGGTGGACGCGGACCGCACCGTGCGCACCGTCGTCGCGACCCGCGAGGACGACGACCCGAACCGCGATCTGTGGTGGGCCCACACCGGAGGGGGCGGCGGCACGTTCGGGCTGGTGACCCGCTACTGGTTCCGCTCCCCGGACGCCACCGGCACCGAACCCTCCCGCCAGCTGGTCCGGCCGCCGTCCACCGTCCTGGTCAGTGCCCTGTCCTTCCCGTGGCAGGACCTCGACGAGCGTCGCTTCGCACGGCTGCTGAAGAACTTCGGCGCCTGGCACGAGCACAACAGCGCACCGGACTCGCCGGGGACGGCGATCAGCACCGTCTTCAACGTCTGCCACCAGGCGCACGGCACGCTGGACATGTTCACGCAGGTCGACGCCGGCGCACCGAACGCCGAGCGGCTGCTCGACGACTACCTCACGGCACTCACGGCAGGCACCGGCCTGACGGCCACGGCGCTGACGAAGGGCTCCGGTGACCTGGCCGCGATGCCCCACCTGGCCGCCCCGCGCCGTATGCCCTGGCTGAACGCCACCAAGCTCGTCGGCACCAACAACCCGACGATCACCCATCCCGGCCTGCGCGGCGCGCACAAGTCCGCCTACCTGCGCCGGAACTTCACCGACCACCACACGGACGTCCTCTACCGGCACCTGACCTCGCCCCAGTACGCCAACCCGGACACGATGGTCGTCCTCTTCTCCTTCGGCGGCCGGGTGAACGCCGTCGCCCAGGACGCCACCGCGAACTCCCAGCGCCGCTCGGTGTTCAAGATGCTCTTCCAGACGTTCTGGGCCGACGCCTCGGGCGATGCGGCCGGCCTCGGCTGGGCCCGCGGTGTCTACGAGGAGTTCCTGCACGACGCCGGGGGCGCCCCGGTACCGGGCGACCAGTACGAGGGCTGCTACATCAACTACCCGGACACCGACCTGAAGGACCCCGCCCGCAACCGCTCCGGCGTCTCCTGGCAGACCCTGTACTACCAGGACAACCTGGCTCGCCTGCGCCGCGTCAAGCACGCCTACGACCCGACCGGCTGCTTCCACCACTCCCTGTCGGTCACCCCGGCGGCCTGA
- a CDS encoding antitoxin: MGLLDNMKAKLGPAKDKVSDLARQHGDKVQHGIDKAAKAVDERTKGKYSDKIQAGTGKAKEAMDRLAHKEGTGPETAGTDPATPTGPQEPPSAS; this comes from the coding sequence ATGGGTCTGTTGGACAACATGAAGGCCAAGCTCGGCCCGGCCAAGGACAAGGTGTCGGACCTCGCGCGGCAGCACGGGGACAAGGTCCAGCACGGCATCGACAAGGCCGCGAAGGCCGTCGACGAGCGGACCAAGGGCAAGTACAGCGACAAGATTCAGGCGGGCACGGGCAAGGCCAAGGAGGCGATGGACCGCCTCGCGCACAAGGAGGGAACCGGCCCTGAGACGGCCGGCACCGACCCGGCGACGCCCACCGGCCCGCAGGAGCCGCCCTCGGCCTCCTGA
- a CDS encoding Cmx/CmrA family chloramphenicol efflux MFS transporter, which translates to MPIAVYVLGLTVFCIGTTEFMISGLLPDLAGDLSVSIPAVGWLISGYALGVVVGGPAVTLATLRVNRKTSLLGLLALFVAGQTVCALAPSYDVLMSGRVVAALAQGAFFGIGSVVAVDLAGPERRGRALAIMFAGLTVANVVGVPAGTFLSQHAGWRVSFWAVDALAVVGLLGVAVLVPRRPTAPYVGIGAEFRAFRNPRVWVALSTSMLTQAAVFCCFSYLSPLFTDVTGFSEDVVPLLLALFGAGCFLGSVVGGRFADRYLLPNLYTGITAMGVVLVLIPLAAHHKAVTVVAIAAFGVAAFSINPALQAQVMREAGDAPTLATTTNTSAFNLGNTIGPWIGGSVIDAGFGFTAPSRAAALLAAAGLVAAVTSGLLRRRADLAESGVRQRQEDAAQPSTVA; encoded by the coding sequence ATGCCCATCGCGGTCTATGTCCTCGGCTTGACCGTGTTCTGCATCGGGACGACCGAGTTCATGATTTCCGGACTGCTGCCGGACCTGGCGGGCGATCTGTCGGTGTCGATCCCCGCTGTCGGCTGGCTGATCTCCGGCTACGCGCTCGGTGTGGTGGTCGGCGGACCCGCCGTGACGCTGGCCACGCTCCGGGTCAACCGCAAGACCTCCCTGCTCGGCCTGCTCGCCCTGTTCGTCGCCGGTCAGACGGTCTGCGCCCTGGCGCCGAGCTATGACGTCCTCATGTCCGGACGGGTCGTCGCCGCCCTGGCCCAGGGCGCCTTCTTCGGCATCGGATCCGTGGTGGCCGTGGACCTCGCCGGTCCCGAACGCCGCGGCAGGGCCCTGGCCATCATGTTCGCCGGGCTGACCGTGGCCAACGTGGTCGGCGTACCGGCGGGCACCTTCCTCAGCCAGCACGCCGGCTGGCGCGTCAGCTTCTGGGCCGTCGACGCGCTCGCGGTAGTGGGCCTGCTCGGCGTCGCGGTACTCGTCCCGCGCCGTCCCACCGCGCCGTACGTCGGCATCGGCGCCGAGTTCCGCGCGTTCCGCAACCCCCGTGTCTGGGTCGCCCTGAGCACCTCCATGCTCACCCAGGCCGCCGTCTTCTGCTGCTTCAGCTATCTGTCACCGCTGTTCACCGACGTCACCGGCTTCTCCGAGGACGTGGTGCCGCTGCTGCTGGCCCTGTTCGGCGCCGGCTGCTTCCTGGGCAGCGTCGTCGGCGGCCGCTTCGCCGACCGGTATCTGCTGCCCAACCTGTACACGGGCATCACCGCCATGGGTGTCGTCCTCGTGCTGATTCCGCTCGCCGCCCACCACAAGGCCGTCACGGTGGTCGCGATCGCCGCCTTCGGTGTGGCGGCCTTCTCCATCAACCCGGCCCTCCAGGCCCAGGTGATGCGTGAGGCCGGGGACGCGCCGACGCTGGCCACCACGACCAACACCTCGGCGTTCAACCTCGGCAACACGATCGGACCCTGGATCGGCGGCAGCGTCATCGACGCCGGGTTCGGCTTCACCGCGCCCTCCCGCGCCGCCGCCCTGCTCGCGGCGGCCGGACTGGTCGCGGCCGTGACCTCCGGGCTGCTGCGCCGCCGGGCGGACCTCGCCGAGAGCGGCGTGCGGCAGCGGCAGGAGGACGCGGCCCAGCCGTCCACGGTCGCCTGA
- a CDS encoding FAD-dependent monooxygenase: MNPHERTTVLIAGGGPVGMLLAAELAQQRIDTIVIEQHPEPPDVPRAGTLHARSVQSLLRRGYLHTAFHGSLTTCHTVGFHFGGQPGLEISAPTAEGVPILNRPQQELEQVFETRARALGADVRRGLRFERLRPRGDAVQAEVAGPDGRYVVEAAYVVGCDGARSTVREEAGIESTTTPPTFSALIGRVRLLEPHRVPPGWTHGRDGWTLLNVNPHGHSRVITHDFRRPLPSRRAPAHLDELRRTTEHILGRPVPMDRPTYLSRFSDFTRLADTYRSGRILLAGDAAHVHAPLGGQGLNTGLQDAFNLGWKLALVARADAPPALLDTYTRERLPVAAKVIANTRTQASLMRPGPEYDPLRSRTRELLRQPRVGREVADEISGQSVAYTRDAESAFEGRFLPNHRFRTDVGPRTTAELLTDGFPLLLLTPRADPALAEAAAGWSDRLLVVRADGEEPLGWDALVCRPDGYTAWAAPASDAVPQALAAALTRWFGPARTPVPAFPYLGAPTAP; encoded by the coding sequence ATGAATCCCCACGAGCGGACCACCGTCCTCATAGCCGGCGGCGGTCCCGTCGGCATGCTGCTCGCCGCCGAACTCGCCCAGCAGCGCATCGACACGATCGTGATCGAGCAGCACCCCGAGCCGCCCGACGTGCCGCGCGCCGGCACCCTGCACGCCCGCAGCGTGCAGTCCCTGCTGCGCCGCGGCTATCTGCACACCGCGTTCCACGGCAGTCTGACGACCTGTCACACCGTCGGTTTCCACTTCGGCGGCCAGCCGGGCCTGGAGATCTCCGCGCCGACCGCCGAGGGCGTCCCGATCCTCAACCGCCCCCAGCAGGAACTGGAGCAGGTCTTCGAGACCCGCGCCCGCGCCCTCGGCGCGGACGTCAGGCGCGGACTGCGCTTCGAGCGGCTCCGGCCGCGGGGCGACGCGGTACAGGCCGAGGTCGCCGGTCCGGACGGACGGTACGTGGTGGAGGCCGCGTACGTCGTCGGATGCGACGGCGCGCGCAGCACCGTCCGCGAGGAGGCGGGCATCGAGAGCACCACGACACCCCCGACGTTCAGCGCCCTGATCGGCCGGGTACGGCTGCTCGAACCGCACCGCGTCCCACCCGGCTGGACCCACGGCCGGGACGGCTGGACGCTGCTCAACGTCAACCCGCACGGCCACAGCCGCGTGATCACCCACGACTTCCGCCGGCCGCTGCCGTCCCGGCGCGCCCCCGCGCACCTGGACGAGCTGCGCCGCACCACGGAGCACATCCTCGGCCGGCCCGTCCCGATGGACCGGCCCACGTATCTCTCCCGGTTCAGCGACTTCACCCGGCTCGCCGACACCTACCGCAGCGGCCGGATCCTGCTCGCAGGCGACGCGGCGCACGTCCACGCCCCGCTCGGCGGCCAGGGCCTCAACACCGGTCTGCAGGACGCCTTCAACCTCGGCTGGAAGCTCGCCCTGGTGGCCAGGGCGGACGCCCCGCCCGCGCTGCTGGACACCTACACCCGCGAGCGGCTGCCCGTCGCCGCCAAGGTCATCGCCAACACCCGCACCCAGGCCTCGCTGATGCGGCCCGGACCGGAGTACGACCCGCTGCGCTCCCGCACCCGCGAGCTGCTGCGGCAGCCGCGGGTGGGCCGTGAGGTCGCCGACGAGATCAGCGGCCAGTCCGTCGCGTACACCCGGGACGCCGAGTCGGCGTTCGAGGGCCGCTTCCTGCCCAACCACCGCTTCCGCACCGACGTGGGACCGCGCACCACCGCGGAACTCCTCACCGACGGTTTCCCGCTCCTGCTGCTCACCCCGCGCGCCGACCCGGCCCTGGCCGAGGCCGCCGCGGGCTGGTCCGACCGCCTGCTGGTGGTGCGGGCCGACGGCGAGGAGCCGCTCGGCTGGGACGCGTTGGTCTGCCGGCCGGACGGCTACACCGCGTGGGCCGCGCCAGCGTCCGACGCCGTGCCGCAGGCGCTCGCCGCCGCACTGACCCGGTGGTTCGGCCCGGCCCGGACCCCGGTGCCCGCCTTCCCGTACCTGGGCGCGCCGACGGCGCCGTAA
- a CDS encoding NAD(P)-dependent oxidoreductase has product MVESVPSQPTVAVLGTGIIGAPVARNLARAGFPVRAWNRTRAKAEALAADGVQVADTPAEAVAGAAIVLTVLKDGPAVLDAVKAAARGLAEGTVWVQLSTVGDAVDELAAFAGGHGLVFVDAPVQGTRQPAEQGQLIVMAAGVPAVRNTVQPVFDTIGKRTLWVAEDGGTGAASRLKLVLNTWVVALTHGVGEALALAKGLGVDPRHFVDVVTGGPMDNGYFQGKSAAVLNGDYTTAFSVDNAEKDARLVLDAARRAGVRMDTVEAGRARFARASELGHGDKDMAAGYFASFDK; this is encoded by the coding sequence ATGGTGGAATCCGTACCGTCGCAGCCGACCGTCGCCGTCCTCGGCACCGGCATCATCGGTGCCCCGGTCGCCCGCAACCTGGCCCGGGCCGGCTTCCCGGTACGCGCCTGGAACCGCACCCGGGCCAAGGCCGAGGCGCTGGCCGCCGACGGCGTCCAGGTCGCGGACACGCCCGCGGAAGCGGTGGCCGGCGCCGCGATCGTGCTGACGGTCCTCAAGGACGGCCCCGCCGTCCTCGACGCCGTCAAGGCGGCGGCCCGCGGCCTGGCCGAGGGGACCGTCTGGGTGCAGCTGAGCACCGTGGGCGACGCCGTGGACGAACTGGCCGCCTTCGCGGGCGGCCACGGCCTCGTCTTCGTGGACGCCCCGGTCCAGGGCACCCGACAGCCCGCCGAACAGGGCCAGTTGATCGTCATGGCGGCCGGCGTCCCGGCAGTGCGGAACACCGTGCAGCCGGTCTTCGACACCATCGGCAAGCGCACGCTGTGGGTGGCCGAGGACGGCGGCACCGGCGCGGCCAGCCGGCTCAAGCTCGTCCTCAACACCTGGGTGGTCGCGCTCACCCACGGCGTCGGCGAGGCTCTGGCCCTCGCCAAGGGGCTCGGCGTGGACCCCCGGCACTTCGTCGACGTGGTCACCGGCGGTCCGATGGACAACGGCTACTTCCAGGGCAAGTCCGCCGCCGTGCTGAACGGCGACTACACCACCGCCTTCTCGGTCGACAACGCCGAGAAGGACGCACGCCTGGTACTCGACGCCGCCCGGCGCGCAGGCGTCCGGATGGACACCGTGGAGGCGGGCCGCGCCCGCTTCGCCCGCGCCTCCGAACTCGGCCACGGCGACAAGGACATGGCGGCCGGCTACTTCGCGAGCTTCGACAAGTAG
- the miaA gene encoding tRNA (adenosine(37)-N6)-dimethylallyltransferase MiaA — translation MSSALPTPRVIAVVGPTAAGKSDLGVFLAHQLGGEVVNADSMQLYRGMDIGTAKLTPEERGGIPHHLLDIWDVQVTASVAEYQRLARARIDALLAEGRWPILVGGSGLYVRGAVDNLEFPGTDPEVRARLEEELALRGSGALHARLAAADPEAGRAILPSNGRRIVRALEVIEITGRPFTANLPGHDSVYDTVQIGVDVARPELDERIAHRVDRMWEAGLVDEVRALEAQGLREGRTASRALGYQQVLAALAGECTDAEARAETVRATKRFARRQDSWFRRDPRVHWLSGAAVDRGELPHQALALVERPVTA, via the coding sequence GTGAGCAGTGCACTCCCCACCCCCCGCGTCATCGCCGTTGTCGGCCCCACCGCGGCCGGAAAGTCCGATCTCGGCGTCTTCCTGGCCCACCAACTCGGCGGCGAGGTCGTCAACGCCGACTCCATGCAGCTGTACCGAGGGATGGACATCGGCACCGCCAAGCTGACGCCCGAGGAACGCGGCGGGATCCCGCACCACCTGCTGGACATCTGGGACGTGCAGGTCACCGCCTCCGTCGCCGAGTACCAGCGGCTCGCCCGCGCCCGGATCGACGCCCTGCTGGCCGAGGGTCGCTGGCCGATCCTGGTCGGCGGCTCCGGCCTTTACGTCCGCGGGGCCGTCGACAATCTGGAGTTCCCCGGCACCGACCCCGAGGTCCGCGCCCGCCTGGAGGAGGAGCTGGCCCTGCGCGGCTCGGGCGCGCTGCACGCCCGGCTGGCCGCCGCCGACCCCGAGGCCGGCCGCGCGATCCTGCCCAGCAACGGCCGCCGTATCGTCCGGGCGCTGGAGGTGATCGAGATCACCGGCCGGCCCTTCACCGCGAACCTGCCCGGTCACGACTCGGTCTACGACACCGTCCAGATCGGCGTCGACGTGGCCCGCCCGGAGCTGGACGAGCGCATCGCGCACCGCGTCGACCGGATGTGGGAGGCCGGCCTCGTGGACGAGGTGCGCGCACTGGAGGCGCAGGGCCTGCGCGAGGGGCGCACGGCGTCGCGGGCGCTGGGCTACCAGCAGGTGCTCGCGGCGCTCGCCGGGGAGTGCACCGATGCGGAGGCCAGGGCCGAGACCGTCCGTGCGACCAAGCGCTTCGCGCGCCGTCAGGATTCGTGGTTCAGGCGCGATCCCCGGGTGCACTGGTTGAGTGGGGCCGCGGTGGACCGCGGGGAACTTCCGCACCAGGCCCTGGCGTTGGTCGAACGACCGGTTACAGCCTGA